A genome region from Heliangelus exortis chromosome 12, bHelExo1.hap1, whole genome shotgun sequence includes the following:
- the PSMD6 gene encoding 26S proteasome non-ATPase regulatory subunit 6, whose protein sequence is MPLENLEEEGLPKNPDLRIAQLRFLLSLRPRAPDPAAREELMAAVRLHNMAPYYEALCKSLEWQVDTELLNKMKKANEEELKRLDNELEDAEKILGESEIRDAMMAKAEYLCRIGDKEGALTAFRKTYDKTVALGHRLDIVFYLLRIGLFYMDNDLITRNIEKAKSLIEEGGDWDRRNRLKVYQGLYCVAIRDFKQAAELFLDTVSTFTSYELMDYKTFVTYTVYVSMIALDRPDLREKVIKGAEILEVLHSLPAVRQYLFSLYECRYSAFFQSLAIVEQEMKKDWLFAPHYRYYVREMRIHAYSQLLESYRSLTLGYMAEAFGVSVEFIDQELSRFIAAGRLHCKIDKVNEIVETNRPDSKNWQYQETIKKGDLLLNRVQKLSRVINM, encoded by the exons ATGCCGCTGGAGAACCTGGAGGAAGAGGGTCTGCCCAAGAACCCCGATCTCCGCATCGCTCAGCTCCGCTTCCTCCTCAGCCTCCGGCCCCGCGCTCCCGACCCCGCCGCTCGGGAGGAGCTGATGGCGGCCGTGCGGCTGCACA atATGGCTCCTTACTATGAAGCACTCTGCAAGTCTCTGGAATGGCAGGtggacacagagctgctgaacaaaatgaagaaagcCAACGAGGAAGAATTGAAACGTCTGGACAATGAATTAGAAGATGCAGAAAAGATCTTGGGGGAGAGTGAAATCAGGGATGCAATGATGGCCAAAGCTGAGTACCTGTGCAGGATTGGGGACAAG GAGGGAGCTCTGACCGCCTTCCGCAAGACTTACGACAAAACTGTGGCTCTGGGGCATCGTCTGGATATTGTGTTCTACCTCCTGAGGATTGGGCTGTTCTACATGGATAATGACCTCATCACACGGAACattgaaaaggcaaaaag TCTAATAGAAGAAGGAGGAGACTGGGACAGGAGAAATCGTCTCAAAGTGTACCAGGGCCTCTACTGTGTAGCAATTCGGGACTTCAAAcaagcagcagagctcttcCTTGATACAGTTTCAACCTTTACATCCTATGAACTCATGGATTACAAAACGTTTGTAACCTACACAGTCTATGTCAGCATGATCGCCTTGGACAGGCCTGACCTGAGGGAGAAG GTTATCAAAGGAGCAGAGATCCTGGAAGTGTTGCACAGCCTGCCAGCAGTAAGGCAGTACCTCTTCTCCCTGTACGAGTGCCGCTACTCAGCCTTCTTCCAGTCGTTAG ctattGTAGAGCAGGAGATGAAGAAGGACTGGCTGTTTGCACCTCACTATCGATACTACGTACGGGAAATGAGAATTCATGCCTACAGCCAGCTCCTGGAGTCTTACAGGTCACTGACATTAGGATACATGGCAGAAGCATTTGGAGTCAGTGTAGAATTCATAGATCA GGAGCTCTCAAGATTTATTGCAGCTGGGAGGTTACACTGCAAAATAGACAAAGTAAATGAGATTGTAGAAACTAACAG GCCTGATAGCAAGAACTGGCAGTACCAAGAAACCATCAAGAAAGGAGATTTGCTGCTAAACAGAGTTCAAAAACTTTCCAGAGTAattaatatgtaa